A stretch of Ipomoea triloba cultivar NCNSP0323 chromosome 13, ASM357664v1 DNA encodes these proteins:
- the LOC116002150 gene encoding putative disease resistance RPP13-like protein 3: MAAFGAVTILMDTLHQNFLQPTPLFPLRNKTKVKLLYKNLSSLRTCLEQYFKVGECDEAVKALEAQMRDVSVELRFQIEHELRLFYLGKSMKLRLQSAQKLLPILSGAIKGGIETMDFNCVMEILRKHFTLPVSGMPPHIYKRVKSFCRQHQLFLYGKENEDDEQESKIDVLRYFIWCVPSQIKKKVKSCFRRERKIERRRYMLLYKAESVIRQELRASYLNKYMKQRIQATQRIRQLFIQGISLTSYIKKDMLKVKNAYHQSNNSQNNNPASLRGLEPDNIMVVDSKSTIQMVGCDDVFNTIMDNLSQQSSKREIVSIVGMGGIGKTTLARRIYEDASFLSHFDHRAWVTISQEYNPRQVFQCLLCSLDPARASHNNGDSNYELAREQVYRLLKHQRYLIVVDDIWSTNVWDDLMRCFQDDNIGSRILLTTRQKNVAEYADSGNHFCHTLPFLDSNESWDLFQSKLCKRLSPEFEKIGREIVDKCKGLPLAIIVAAGLLSNSNQTFIHEWEHIAKCVPALSLDQQGENIIDLSYTFLPHHLKLCFLSFGCFPEDSRMSESEIVYFWVPEGFLKVLRSESMEDVARKNLQDLLDRNLVLIFRDKFDKEFYQMHDVLRELALREAQKENLLCSKKGYDRSLRWKRNESIKSSHISQPWSIQSRICSYNSITPTINTTSLFESLILEGVHAHLKFLRSLRVDCWVINAHNFLAIVGLVHLRSLRIHYILGDLNIHCGLNINYLPLFLLRNLQSLEVSGYSSCEPLHIWGLSQLKIIISDRITLVPPRSVHHNLESIKYLDYRSCTKELFLRIPNLRTLNVITNHRIKCKAPNWFKSLVYLYKVEALEVLYVKHGEFSTIYSMEMTSLENFWPNLKELKLFGTKLKWKDMDVVGKLSKLEVLILYDVKGKKWKPKDGGFRRLRFLKIYWSPLQYWEATSNHFPVLEKLDLVHIKLKEIPSDFAEITTLKSITLSGCLESLISSAKRIQKEQEEYGNDTFVVHIS; encoded by the exons ATGGCGGCTTTTGGTGCTGTAACCATTTTAATGGACACACTCCATCAAAACTTCCTCCAACCCACACCCCTTTTCCCTCTTCGCAACAAAACAAAGGTCAAATTACTTTACAAAAATCTGTCTTCTTTGCGAACCTGTCTTGAACAATATTTCAAAGTGGGGGAGTGTGATGAAGCAGTGAAAGCATTGGAAGCACAAATGAGAGATGTCTCCGTCGAACTAAGGTTCCAAATTGAACATGAATTGAGATTGTTTTACCTGGGGAAATCCATGAAGCTTAGGCTTCAGTCTGCTCAAAAGCTTCTTCCCATTTTGAGTGGAGCAATTAAAGGCGGCATAGAAACTATGGATTTCAATTGTGTGATGGAGATCCTAAGGAAGCACTTCACGCTGCCGGTATCAGGCATGCCGCCTCATATATACAAAAGGGTCAAATCTTTTTGCAGGCAGCATCAACTCTTTCTCTATGGAAAAGAGAATGAGGATGATGAACAAGAGAGCAAGATTGATGTACTGAGGTACTTCATATGGTGCGTGCCGtctcaaataaagaaaaaggtgAAATCTTGTTTCAGACGGGAAAGGAAAATCGAGAGAAGGAGGTATATGTTGTTGTACAAAGCAGAAAGTGTAATCAGACAAGAACTCAGAGCCTCTTATCTCAATAAATACATGAAACAACGGATACAGGCTACACAAAGGATTCGCCAACTCTTCATCCAAGGAATTAGCCTCACATCTTACATCAAGAAAGACATGTTGAAGGTCAAGAATGCATACCACCAATCCAACAACTCACAGAACAACAATCCTGCTTCTCTTAGAGGGCTGGAACCCGATAACATTATGGTTGTTGATTCAAAGTCTACAATCCAAATGGTGGGCTGCGATGATGTGTTCAACACCATAATGGACAACCTGAGCCAGCAATCCTCAAAACGAGAAATTGTCTCAATTGTGGGAATGGGCGGCATCGGCAAAACCACCTTAGCTAGAAGAATTTATGAAGATGCTTCATTCCTTTCTCACTTTGATCATCGAGCATGGGTTACTATCTCACAGGAGTATAATCCCAGACAAGTGTTCCAATGCCTGCTTTGTTCTCTTGACCCTGCAAGGGCCAGTCACAACAATGGAGATAGCAACTACGAATTGGCTCGTGAGCAAGTATACAGGCTCCTAAAACATCAAAGGTACTTGATCGTAGTAGATGATATTTGGAGTACAAATGTCTGGGATGATTTAATGAGATGTTTTCAGGATGACAATATTGGAAGTCGAATATTGTTGACCACTCGGCAAAAAAATGTGGCCGAGTATGCTGATTCAGGTAATCATTTTTGCCATACCTTACCTTTTTTGGATTCAAATGAAAGTTGGGATCTTTTTCAGAGCAAGCTGTGTAAGAGATTGTCCcctgaatttgaaaaaattggtagagAGATAGTAGACAAGTGCAAAGGATTACCTCTTGCAATTATTGTGGCTGCTGGACTCCTCTCAAACTCTAACCAAACCTTTATTCATGAATGGGAGCATATTGCAAAATGTGTCCCTGCTTTGAGTTTAGATCAGCAGGGTGAGAACATCATTGATTTGAGTTACACCTTCTTGCCTCATCACCTTAAACTTTGTTTTTTGTCATTTGGGTGTTTTCCAGAAGACTCTAGGATGTCTGAAAGTGAGATTGTTTATTTTTGGGTTCCAGAGGGATTTCTAAAGGTTTTGAGGTCTGAGAGCATGGAAGATGTGGCAAGAAAAAATTTACAAGATCTTTTGGATAGAAatcttgttttaatttttcgAGATAAATTTGATAAAGAATTCTATCAAATGCATGATGTGTTGCGTGAATTGGCTTTGAGAGAAGCCCAAAAAGAAAATCTTTTATGTTCCAAGAAGGGTTATGATAGAAGTTTGAGGTGGAAGAGAAATGAATCAATAAAGTCTTCCCATATATCTCAACCATGGAGTATCCAATCAAGAATTTGCAGTTACAACAGTATAACTCCTACTATCAACACTACTTCACTGTTTGAGTCTTTAATACTGGAGGGGGTGCATGCACATTTAAAGTTTTTAAGGTCATTGAGAGTAGACTGTTGGGTGATAAATGCCCATAATTTTCTGGCGATTGTGGGTCTAGTGCATCTGAGAAGTTTACGTATTCATTATATTCTTGGTGACTTGAATATTCATTGTGGGTTGAATATTAATTATCTGCCTTTGTTCTTGTTGCGGAATCTACAGAGTCTAGAAGTTTCTGGTTATTCATCATGTGAACCCCTTCATATTTGGGGATTATCTCAATTGAAGATTATTATTTCCGACCGCATTACACTAGTTCCTCCAAGATCGGTTCATCATAATTTGGAGAGCATTAAATATTTGGATTATAGGAGTTGTACAAAGGAGTTGTTCCTGAGAATCCCAAATCTAAGGACATTGAATGTTATTACTAATCATAGAATAAAATGCAAAGCTCCCAATTGGTTTAAAAGTCTTGTCTATTTATATAAAGTGGAAGCACTAGAAGTGCTTTATGTCAAACATGGAGAGTTTAGTACTATTTATTCTATGGAGATGACAAGCCTAGAGAATTTTTGGCCAAATCTTAAGGAGTTAAAACTCTTTGGTACAAAGTTAAAATGGAAAGATATGGATGTTGTTGGTAAGTTGTCTAAGCTTGAGGTCCTCATATTGTATGATGTTAAGGGTAAGAAATGGAAACCCAAAGATGGAGGATTTCGTCGATTAAGATTCTTGAAGATATATTGGAGTCCTCTACAATATTGGGAAGCCACTAGTAATCATTTTCCAGTCCTTGAAAAGCTAGACCTTGTTCAcataaaattgaaagaaattcCTAGTGATTTTGCAGAAATAACTACTCTCAAATCAATCACTTTAAGTGGTTGTTTAGAGTCACTTATATCATCTGCTAAGCGTATTCAAAAAGAGCAAGAAGAGTATGGAAACGACACATTTGTTGTTCATATTTCCTG A